A single Arcobacter sp. FWKO B DNA region contains:
- a CDS encoding phosphatidate cytidylyltransferase: MWELLKSSSLRIKTALVMLIVVAIVGVINSPFVIWAMIGILMVIGLKEMMALINTQKKSLYAYSIGIWLCAYFYPNPIDLVFIVFLLFGAKLAYTKEFDKQNIAPLLYPLVPFLFILSLYYEFGILALLWLLAVVAGTDIGAYFVGKSIGKTKFSETSPNKTIEGVIGGVIIGTVFGVLFSFLGFSLVSVLVVSFFVSIASVFGDLFESYLKREANVKDSGDIFPGHGGVLDRLDGYLFGAVVMVVLLRLISWSF; this comes from the coding sequence ATGTGGGAATTACTAAAATCAAGTTCACTTAGAATAAAAACAGCTCTAGTCATGCTGATTGTTGTTGCAATTGTAGGGGTAATTAACTCTCCATTTGTAATATGGGCTATGATTGGTATTTTGATGGTTATAGGTTTAAAAGAGATGATGGCTCTTATTAACACTCAAAAAAAATCTTTATATGCTTATAGTATAGGTATATGGCTTTGTGCATATTTTTATCCAAATCCTATAGATTTGGTATTTATAGTATTTTTACTTTTTGGTGCAAAACTTGCATATACAAAAGAGTTTGATAAGCAAAACATAGCCCCTCTCTTATATCCTTTAGTGCCTTTTTTATTTATATTATCATTGTATTATGAATTTGGTATTTTAGCACTTTTATGGCTATTGGCAGTCGTTGCTGGTACTGATATAGGGGCATATTTTGTAGGTAAAAGTATAGGTAAGACAAAATTTAGTGAGACATCACCAAATAAAACTATAGAAGGTGTAATAGGAGGGGTAATAATAGGTACAGTATTTGGTGTACTGTTCTCATTCTTGGGCTTTTCTTTGGTAAGTGTTTTAGTTGTTTCATTTTTTGTAAGTATAGCATCTGTATTTGGTGATTTATTTGAGAGCTATCTAAAAAGAGAAGCAAATGTAAAAGATAGTGGAGATATTTTCCCTGGACATGGTGGAGTCTTAGATAGGCTAGATGGATATTTATTTGGTGCAGTGGTAATGGTAGTGTTATTAAGGCTTATTTCATGGTCGTTTTAG